The DNA segment ATGTAGGAGTCCCCTGCAGTTCCAGTGTGTGAAAGCCATCTTGTATTATGAGGGCAGTGAAAGAACTAGGTTGTGTTTTCGGGTGCCCTGATTCAGGGCTTCTCTGTTTTGTGCCTATCCAAGGAGCTCCGCCGTCCTTCCGGTCCTTCCGACGTTGACGGAACAGGTCTGCCTTGACTTGTGCCCAAACGCATCCTCAGATACGCTGGCAAGACGCACGGTTCTTTTCGTGTTAGGCCTCCCCGTGTGGGGAGGAGCCGTGGGGCCCGCTGACCTGGAGGTACGCGCGGCCTGTTTTGTAGGTGGTAGCGCACAGCTTGCTActgccaccagaggcactggtgGCCCTGCTTCAGGCTCACTGTGTGTGTGACCTGGTCAGGTGCCGAAGGCCGTTGTGGTGTTGTGCTCTGTTGTACCACAACGGGAAAGTTAGGTTTGTGCGTCGATGTACCTAATTTCCGTGCTTCCCTGAAGgttatgttttcttttactttaaCTGTAACAATTTCCTTTTCAGGTTTCCAAAATGGGCATGAACGTAAGCACGCAGGATGCCTGCTCCTCACAATTTATACAGGTGTGGCACAATTTCACATTTCTCCGAGTCGTGTTCATGGGGTGCACGCTTTACGCATGTTAATTGGTTCCGGCAGCTTTGATAGCTGTGGCCGTACCGTTAGCGCTTGAAGAAGCGTCGTGGATTTGGTATATATTGCCTGAGTTAGAATTTTATGCAGCCTATTTTTACGGCGTCTGGACGGATGCTCGATACGAGTCTACTTTTTGTCCTGTATACTTTGGTCACGTTTTGTTGCTTTAAACCTTTCAGAAGTGCTTCATCGGGTACATATTTGACGTCGTCATCCGCAATAACTCTTCTAACGGTGTTCAATGAACGATGTGGACTGATTGGGATTGGATTTCTTCAAAGGATTTCACTTCTGTGAGTTTTCTAGTTGGTGGTGGTACAATATTTCTGAGAGGAGGTCGCCGTTTGTTAGCTTTTTTATTTATATCCTTCCACAATGGCATTTGTCAAGGTCCTGGTAACAATGGACATACGAGTCGATCAGTCTTGTCCTTATCTTCCCTGTGAACAACGTGGAAACGTAGGAAGATGGGCGCATTTTTTGTGAGGGTAGATCAGCGTAAAAAAAATGAGCAGCCATAAAATGTATTTGATGTTCGGCAGCGGTGTCAGCACCatgcgggtgctcgggtccgtgatgacgcactgctcaccataATCCCCTTacggggatgtccctgcagatgctcaggaacccgtggtgtcacaactcaccaacatctgcatgaagCAGGTGCCTCTGCGGGGCTATCTAACTGAAATACAGTTcagcccggatatatcgaacgaCGATATTtggaattattggctatatcgaataCACCGATTATCCCCTTCAAAATCCCGTGTAAAAGTATAGAATAGTCGCGTTGTATAGCAAACTATTAAGTGTATCGAATTACGCGCCGCGCCCCTACAAGTGGCGGTTCTCCCAATGCGCTCTTCTATCACTTTTCTCGCACGGAGACGGATCGGCTGCTCGGCTTTGGGCACCTCTGGCAGCGCTAGTGCTGTGAACATGGAGTGCACTGGAGGGAGGCCTTCAGTCTCTTGTACACATCTTCCACGTCACATCGCTGTCATGTAGGTGAAGCCAATCTAACTAACGCTTCGGCTTTGATGCGAAGTAGGCTAGGCCTTGCAGCGCGTGGAGAGCGGTGCACTGCCATCACGCCGACAAGCGGCACGTCGCTGCAAGAAGCGAGTCACTAGCGTGGGTGCTCTGTATTCTTGCTTCTACACTATAAACAGAACAgagtaaaaaggtagtaaaaCTGTCCTCTTACGCACacacttttataaaagggagtataCGCTAGAGGAccattttactccctttttacttccgtataggcgtattcgtgtttagactgTAGGTTACAGATGAGCATGTCATTGTCATTCTTATATGACGAATTATCGATATCTCGAACTATTCTGCGATCCCCgccgagttcgatatatccggatTCGACTGTACGCCCCCCAGCCTGCTCCCCACAACCTGGCACCCTAAATAACGCAATGTCAAATGAAAATAGAGGTATGGCTGATTTAATACTCGCACATTTCATCGCACTAATTGTCATTTGGAATAGCTTTAGGTGACATGGCTTCTGACAATAAAGTGATCTACGAGCCTGTTTCATTGCGGGTGTTTCCCGCAGGTCATTGTTTCATCGAACGTTCAATGAGTTAGATCCATAAAGTAGCCACCAGGCCCGCGCTAATTCGTCTTGAAATTCGTGTCGTAGCACAGAATGGTATACGCACAATCTGGGTtccaaagtagaagaaaaaatttaGGGGAAAATGCCGTTTTCGCGTAAGGACCGCACACTGCTAAAATTTCGAAGAACAAAGAACGGCTTTTACACGGTTGTACACGGCATGTGCTACGGTATGGACTCTTCAAAATTAGAGAAGCGTGCGTTGTTTGTACGCCAGCTCCAAGCTCAAATGTCGCTTCTTCAGCGGATGAAAAAGACTTCAAGCGGGGAAAATTGTAAAGCTTCGTTACTGCATGTAGCCGTAAATTTTATTTGAGAAGCCGACCGTATTTATCCAATTTTTATACATGTAAAAGACAACTGGCCACGCTTAACCAccgattttttccaacattcttGCTTGAATGTATAGAAGAATGTTACATGCTCATCTAACGTGCATTGGTAGGTTTTTGTGGTGAAAACCAGATTTCTATCAAAACCATTCGACAACACTGTTTAAACCATTTTAGTACACAAATGAAAATATTAAGTAAATGCAGCGCTTGTCACATTGGGTTCAATAGAAAAGATTATGAGACGTCACATGTGTCTACAGAGCCCAAAGTGTCTCTTCTCGAGCATTGAAAGGCTCTTTTAAACTGGACTGTTGACGATACAGGAATGTCACAAAAGAGGCTGTGATGCAAGCCAAAAAACTGCCTAGAGCACATCATCGAGCAGTAGCGAATGAAGAAGAACTGCAGCTGTGTGACATCTGGCCACTCCGGCGCCGGTTTCTTTATCTGCATGTCAAGGGACCCTGACGAAGCATCGAGGCTTGTCCTCAGTGCCCTGACCCTGCTGTAAAGTTCCAGCTTGAGGAAGGCATCCGGTGAACCGGCTTCCTCCGAGACGTTCCGGTAGCTCCTGACGTAGCAGCCAGCCTCTTGTTCCAAGACCCACAGGTAGAGAGAGCGCGGCTGCCGCGCCCAGGGCTTGTGCGTCACGACGGCGTTCCAAAGCTGGTAGGCCACCAGCGAGCCCAGTGACACCACGTTGATGTACAGCTCGGCACCGCTATAATACAGGGGCTTTACCAGGGCACCGACGGTGACTGTAAGCGTGTTCCGGTTGAAATCGTAAGCGACGACGGGCTTCTCTGCCGCATACTGATCGCCGTCGTCCACGGCATCCGCGCTGGCCCGCAGGCGGAGGTAGCCCACGTTGAGAAAGTAGGAGCCGCCCATTTCAGGAACGTGAGCCAAGGACTCGCGGGCAACCTCCGTGTCGAAGGCCCTCTCGTCAGGAATATTCCAGCGCACCACGCTCAGCCACTGCAGAGTCCTCGCTTTGGCCGTCTCGCCCTGCCACGCAACGGCGGCGAAGTCGTCCTTGAACCGCTCTGTCACGACGCTAACGACGTCGCGGATGCCTCGAGCGCTCTGTTCCCGGTTGACGAGTGTGTGTGCGACGAACGCGGTCCACAGCTTCGTCATGAGTGACCGGCTCATGGAAGTGCAGTAGTAGACGGTCTCGAAGGCAGCATTCGAGAGGCCCACGAGCCTGAAGCGCGTGTACTCCCACTCTACGACAGCTTCCAACAGCGTCATAAGCACGTACAGGTTTCTCACTTCCCAGTGAGAGGCTTGCAAGGAGCGCGTCAGGTTGCCCAAGAGGTCCGCGTTTCTAATCGCCATCAGCGAGTCCGGTGCTAGCTGTGAATTTTTCGGAAGGTACTTGTTAATTGCAGACAGCCAGAGTGACATGTTTTTGTGACTGAGAAAGCTGAACGCCTGCCTGACGCGGACCACAAGACCTTCTTCCGTAATTTGCACGGCTTGGAGACGAACGTGTATTACGTGAAGGTCAAAAATGCGCTCTTCCTGGCTAGTGATCTCGTCGAAGACACTTACAAAATCGTGCAACAACCGCTGGATGTCTTCGTACACGGGAGCATTCAGCCTTCTTGAGAATGGGAGCGCTGGCTGCAAGAAGACTAAACCCGAAGGCTCAGTCCGGATCCAGAGAAAGCTCGGTATATTCCTGTGCAAAGAGAGGTAGGCGACTTGATCCATGAGGTCCTCGAGATTCTTGGCCCTGAGCCACACTTTCACTGACACGCCGAGGTTTCGAAGGAAGCTGTGAACGGTTGCCCGGAGGTCGTGCTTTTCCCTGTACGCCGTATAGCACGAGACATAGAAAGTGGTCAGCTTCCTGAAAGCGTGCGCATTTTTGGATCCTGCGTAAGCGATGAGCGAGTCATTAAGTCTCATGAGGTTCGCCATTTCCACTTCCCTGAGCACGGTTCCGCCGCTGGGCCTCGAGGTGGCGCCGCCGCAGACAAAGCCGTAGAAGTCATCGCACGGCGCTTTGCTGGGGTCCACGACGGAGGCCAGGCGGTCACGGTCGTGCCGGCAGGCGTCTGTGGTGCAGGGCCCCGCGCTTCGCGCAAGCAGGATTTGGATGGCCGTCACGCACACGGCCGTTCCGACTGCGATCACAGCCGAAGTAGCCAAGAGGTAACAGCAGAAGAACGGCGTCCGGTGCTTCTTGGCGTCGGCCATGACGATGGCTGTCGCCGGGGGCCTGGACCACGGCAGAGGCCGCACGACCGCCAGGGCACGGCTCTCGTCTTGCACACAAAAACAGTGCGCTGCCACACTTACAACCTCGCATTTGCAGCATATATATTTCACGCCTCTGTTATAGCTAACGTGCGCTCACCTGGAAGTAAACTAGGCGTTAGTTGAAATTCGAATGGCAATATCATATGCGGCAGTTTAACTTCGCAACCATGAAATGCTCCGCCACTGTTTCTACATTCACCTCGAGATCGTTTCATTCTGTTCATTTCACTTCCAATGGCAAGTACTTTAAATTAAGCCAGCCGTGAGAGCTTTCTACAGGTGTCCAATGTATAACAAAACCTTCCAGCGAGCTCCTTGAATGAAATCCGCTACGTGGCATCGTGTGAGTTGAAAAACTCGAAGTTCAAGAAAATTGCTTACGCTGGCATTGCTCAGTCCTCTTCGCCTCTTCTTCTATTCGGTAATGGGGATGATGTCCTTGTTTATTGAGCCTCAAGATCGGCACGTACTGAAATCGGTAAACTACGGAAGGCGCATATTCATTTTACTGATTTATTGAACCTCACAGGCACTACGGTATAGCACTGGGCAAGGGGCTGTAATATctgagcagaaaggaaaaaaaagtgcgacAAACAGAGGCACGTCACAAGGTCAAAAACAAAAGTACAGAACCTTTTAGAGGTAACAAAAAATATACAAGCCTACACTGGCAAATAATACAGCTAGGACGTAAACGGCACTAGTATAAAAGTAATTAAGGATAACGACAGGCATTGCTAGAAATGCAGACTAAGCACGTGTTTTTGTAATGAAGCAGGATTACATGTAGACGCATACACCAAGCAGATCATTCGAAAGAGGTATGCATGTTCCAAGACGCAGGAAAAGCTGATGCGGTCATGTAGTTTTCTATAAACGCATAGAGGAATGCTAAGTGGCTTGGGAGAAGGCATTCTGTTGTAAGGTACCTTTCAAGCAAGCATAAATGTGAAACGAAATGGCGACCGTCTAAATGTAGGAGTCATCGTTCTTCCTGGTCTTTAACTTGAGATACACACGGCACAGTTACCGGAAATAAACTTGGCAGCTCAATTTTGCACCAGTCTATCTTTACTTTTTTCGTAATTATGGTGAGGAAACCACACCGAAGAAGCAAAGTTCAGTTTCAGATAACACTACATGAACAACCACCAAGAAGGCTTAGGTGATATGTGAATGGTTAAGTATTTGTACGACGTGGCCTCAGACTCGGGTTTATTATTTAGGAAATGAGAACGCTTGGAGCGAACATGCTATCGGCTGAAAGTAACTGTTTTGCACATGAGGTTGTCATAAGCAGTTTACCACACCAGCGAGAAATAATGCAAAAGCCTCGCTGAAGAACATAGTGGTCGTCAGCGTAGTGAATTTATTGTTATACAATAATCAGAAAAAAACGCGTGCAGGACGATGTACTGTCTAGCATATCGTTATTATAAATCAGTAACAACAGCGATCAAGCACACTGTTTTCAGAACCAACAGAAGCAGCATAAACAGGCGACTAGGGGTAATTATTAACCACAGTAAATTTTTAATGAAGTGGAAGAAAGTTACGAAGCGACAATAGGAGAGAGTGACGACAAAAGTCTGAATGACATGGAATTTAACAACAATGTTCAGTGAGATCAAATGCGTTTTGGAGAATAATAACATAATCGCTTTCTTCGTTTTTATCTATGCTGAAATGCAAAGCAACTGGTAATTCGAGTAGTAGTGCATCACAAAACAAACCCTTTCTAAAGCTATGAAGGCccaaaaaaaatgattttgaagttTGTGTGCAATGACTTGAAATCGTTCTTGTCAAGAAATTAAATCCAAATTGGGAAATTAACAAATAAGATATTAGCTACCACCCCACTAATTAGTTTTGCATCCTTGTATTCTGCTGGCTTTTACCTTTACGGAAGATTACAGTGAACTTTAGATGCGATGATGTGCTCAAGGAATGTACAGCAAATACATGTAAGCGAGATTGGCCGTAGCTATCAGCATATGTTCGATCACCACTTTTTAAAACTTTAATCATTTCCACTTGGCAGGAAGTTCAGTCGATAAGAGTTATAAAAATGTAACAAGGTTTTACTTGATGTTAGCTTACAGAGCTATACATTTCGAGGT comes from the Amblyomma americanum isolate KBUSLIRL-KWMA chromosome 1, ASM5285725v1, whole genome shotgun sequence genome and includes:
- the LOC144093623 gene encoding endothelin-converting enzyme 1-like — encoded protein: MADAKKHRTPFFCCYLLATSAVIAVGTAVCVTAIQILLARSAGPCTTDACRHDRDRLASVVDPSKAPCDDFYGFVCGGATSRPSGGTVLREVEMANLMRLNDSLIAYAGSKNAHAFRKLTTFYVSCYTAYREKHDLRATVHSFLRNLGVSVKVWLRAKNLEDLMDQVAYLSLHRNIPSFLWIRTEPSGLVFLQPALPFSRRLNAPVYEDIQRLLHDFVSVFDEITSQEERIFDLHVIHVRLQAVQITEEGLVVRVRQAFSFLSHKNMSLWLSAINKYLPKNSQLAPDSLMAIRNADLLGNLTRSLQASHWEVRNLYVLMTLLEAVVEWEYTRFRLVGLSNAAFETVYYCTSMSRSLMTKLWTAFVAHTLVNREQSARGIRDVVSVVTERFKDDFAAVAWQGETAKARTLQWLSVVRWNIPDERAFDTEVARESLAHVPEMGGSYFLNVGYLRLRASADAVDDGDQYAAEKPVVAYDFNRNTLTVTVGALVKPLYYSGAELYINVVSLGSLVAYQLWNAVVTHKPWARQPRSLYLWVLEQEAGCYVRSYRNVSEEAGSPDAFLKLELYSRVRALRTSLDASSGSLDMQIKKPAPEWPDVTQLQFFFIRYCSMMCSRQFFGLHHSLFCDIPVSSTVQFKRAFQCSRRDTLGSVDTCDVS